The Culicoidibacter larvae DNA segment ATTGGCAAAAATTGCTCAATCACGTATGTTTAGATACGCTCAATCACAATTTTTGCCAATTCTCTACGATTTCAAGCGTTTTCCGACATAAATATCCATTTATTAGTCCCTTGCGGGAAACATTATGAAACTCTTATTATAGGTGTTTGCAAGTGTCTTTTTAAGCTTCTACTTCAGTATTTTCATTCGTATCCGCTGCCTTGTCAATGCTAGCTGCTTCTTGAATTTCTTCTTCAGTTACAGCTCCGCCATCGCGTCCTTCGATAACTGCATCCGCCATACGGCCAACAATTAACTTCACGGCACGAATTGCATCATCATTTGCCGGGATAATGTAATCTACATCATCTGGGTCACAGTTCGTATCAACAATTCCGATAACCGGGATGCCTAAACGACGTGCTTCAGCAATCGCAATACGTTCTTTACGTGGATCGATTATAAATAATGCTTGTGGTACATCAGTCATGTTTTTAATACCGCCAAGGAATTTTTCCAATTTAGCTGCTTCTTTGCGTAATTGGATAACTTCTTTTTTAGGTAACACATCAAATGTTCCATCTTCAGCCATTTTTTCAATTTCGAATAAACGTTTAATACGTTTTTGAATCGTTGGGAAGTTTGTCATAGTTCCACCTAACCAACGGTGGTTTACATAAAACATTCCCGCACGTTCAGCTTCAATTTTCACTGCATCTTGTGCTTGTTTTTTAGTTCCTACGAATAAGATGTTTCCGCCGTTCTCTGCAAGATTGCGAACAAATTCATAAGATTCATCAATTTTCTTTGATGTTTTTTGTAAATCGATGATATAAATTCCATTACGTGAAGTATAGATGTACTTACTCATTTTTGGATTCCATCGACGAGTTTGGTGACCGAAATGTACACCTGACTCTAATAGACTTTTCATTGAAATTACTGCCATGTAATTTCCTCCTTCGTTTTTTCCTCCACTTTTTTCTAAATAGTCTCACCAATAATCGGCACTTGAGCTATGATCCAAAAGTGTGTGTATTAGCCGTTTTTACAGCCTTATTAATTATACGCTATTTTTGCTTTAGCGTCAATGGAAAATACTGAACTCTTGCACATTTATTATTTGGATTAAAAAAACAAAAAAAGCAGCCCGTCGGGCTGCTTTTTTTCAACTTCTCTAAAAATTTTCCAGATTATGCGAAAAGACTTCTGGACGGTTTATAAATGCCTGGCGTAATTTATATACAAAATCGGCATATTCATGAGCACTAAAAATAACATCATCATAGTTTTTCGGATCTTGGCGCTTACCAAAGCAATAAGTTTTGATGCCTCTTGATGTCGTAAGCTTTACTGTTCTCATTTTATTTACCGGTGTTGTATAAGAAACCGGAATTGCCTCAATAGCTATGATATCACTCAGTAGAAATGTATCTTGATCAAAGCTGATTGAAAGCTGATTGATATTCACTAATTTTGGCGTATGTTTCAAATCTCTTTGTTTTTGCGAATATGAGCTGAATATTATAATAGCCACTATTACGCCAACAAAAATGACTGTTGCTAAAGTCATCATCATAAAGGTTGTTAGACCACGGCGAGTATCTAAATCATCCATGAAGATAAAGAACACTAGTAGTTCAGCTACAAGCATAATAATAAATCCAGTAATTAATGGCGTCTTAATTGAAGTTTTGATATTATCGGTCTTTAATTGATATGTTGCCGAAATTGGCTGTGCCGGAGTTGGTGTTGCAGTATCATCTGCAAGCGTTGTTCTTGCTACGGCATCATCGCCAGCGTATAGTGCTGCATTGCCGATTTCCGGACTTTCGTTTTGAATTTCCGTATTAGCCGTTGCCGTAGGTACTTGCTGGTTGAAATGCTGTAAATCTAAATTATCAATCAAAGACATCATTTTTGAAAATTCATCTTTATTTAAGAACGGACAATTAATTGATTTATTGCTGCGTCCATCAGAAATTACTAATTTCCGTTCAACATTTGTTACAATTCCATTAGTACGGTAGCGCGTAATATGAGAAGTAAAATCGTAATTAGCAAATGGATACTCGCCTAAAATTGTATCTCCCTTGCGATAAATAACTCGGTCACGGGTAACCTCTATTGACTTTTTTGGTTTAAAAAACATTGAATATACACAAAAACCAATAAGTATTATTGCTGCAATTACAGCAATAATAATTGGATATAGTCTTTGTGAGTAGCGTGGGAACACCACATCATATAAAAAGAAATAGCCGATACCAATAAAGAATGCTCCAACTGCCAGGATTACTAATCCCCCGCGTATTTTTTTCGCAGCTGTTTCTGCAAATAAATGATTGTCCATGAAAAACCCTCCTATATATCTCCAATATATAGTAATGCAAATTCAAATAAAAAACAATATTATGTTTTCTTTTCACATAATAATTCATAAAAAAGAGAGAGTATATTGACTCTCTCTTTTTAACTATTCGCTTTCATTTTCGTTTTTGCGTTTCTTATTAGCTTTTTCACGAGTATTTTTATCTAATATTTTTTTACGTAAACGGATTGATTCCGGAGTTACTTCACAATATTCATCCTCATCAAGATATTCGAGTGATTGTTCAAGCGAGAACACCCGAGGTCTTTTTAAGACAACTGTATTATCTTTATTTGCAGTACGCATATTAGTTAACTGTTTCGCTTTTACAACATTAACCGCTAAATCATTCTCGCGGTTATTTTCACCAACAATCATCCCTTCATAAACTTCAGTTCCCGGTTCAATGAAGATTGTTCCGCGATCTTCTAAGCCCATGATACTGTATGCAGTAGCTTTACCATTTTCCATAGAAACTAATACTCCGGCACGGCGACCACCAACGTCTTCACGTAATTTTGGTCGATACTCAAGGAAGTTATGGCTTATCATACCGTATCCTTTAGTTAGTGTTAAGAATTCCGTACTGAAACCGATAAGTCCTCGCGAATAAA contains these protein-coding regions:
- the rpsB gene encoding 30S ribosomal protein S2, with protein sequence MAVISMKSLLESGVHFGHQTRRWNPKMSKYIYTSRNGIYIIDLQKTSKKIDESYEFVRNLAENGGNILFVGTKKQAQDAVKIEAERAGMFYVNHRWLGGTMTNFPTIQKRIKRLFEIEKMAEDGTFDVLPKKEVIQLRKEAAKLEKFLGGIKNMTDVPQALFIIDPRKERIAIAEARRLGIPVIGIVDTNCDPDDVDYIIPANDDAIRAVKLIVGRMADAVIEGRDGGAVTEEEIQEAASIDKAADTNENTEVEA